TAAACCAACATGTCTAAGCACCTTCCCAACCCTAACTCACGGAAGGTGTGAGCCTGAACGACACTGAGCCCCGAGGATGAAAGTAACTCACTTTCAGCCCTGGGTCTGCATTATGTTGAGTATCGGTGATGAGGCTTGTCCATCCCCAGTGAGGGTCGGTGGTCACGGTGGGGTGAGCAAAGCAGGTTGTGAGAAAGGGAAGCTGGAGAgatttttatctcttcctttattttaattaGGTCTTCACTGAACTCTTTCTTTGTGCACTCCTGTAATACCAGATAAACTGGTATTTCAATgtaagtataaaaaatatattttctggagctaaagagaagtagtttccatttctctgtcgTGCATCCTTAgtgcttctgtttccttcagTAAGCATGGGTCATTGGAACTCTGCTATAGTTGGTTTTGCATGGTGTTTTTCTTAATGCGTTGAGCTTAACTATGTTGTTAATTTAAATGGATTGTTTTGTTCATGCATTCACTCAGCCGCTCTTTCATTCATCCAGAAAGTATTTTGGAACACCTGTTCTATGACATGTTCTCCTGCAGGAACTTACCATCTAATAGGTGTAGGTCTGCATGAACACAAATACTGCATGTCCAGACAATAAAGAAGGGCTGCTTGAGTGCTAGATGGTAAAAGCTTTATGAATGAACTACTTTCGGGACAGTTCCTGGAGGAGACCGAGTCCTACTGGGGCCCTGACGGAAGGGGAGGATTTGGATGGATAGAGGTGGGGCAGTGTATTCCAGGTGGAGAGATGGCTGGGACGAAGAGTTTTGTGGAGGATTCATGGATGTGAGGTTGGAAATTAAAAGCAAGAGCTATCATTTCTTAAGCCCCTATTTTTATTGTAGGTGCTTTACAGAGAACGTTTTATTTAATCTTGTGAATATTATTATGAAGCAAGTGTTATGCTCTGgctggaaagaagagaaaacagaggctcagtgaGGAGACCAggtcaggatttaaacccagtccCAGATCCTGACgtctttctttctccctgttcAGGAGCTCTTGGACCGTAGAGGGCTCAATCACCAGGCTAATGAGTTTAGTTCTCAGGTTGGTACCCTGGTATCTTCATGTATGACTGTTCCTGTTGCCAGGTGAGgacctgaggttcagagaggagcCCTGATCCCATCCCAGGGATGCTGAGTTCAGCTGAAGCATGACCTGTCTCTTGTCAGCAAGTGACACCAGAGTCACTAACCAGTCCCATTCTCATCTATTTCCAGGTCAAGTCCCTGCTGCTGTTGACATTGGGGCTGACCCTCCTGGGGGAGGTGGCAGCTCGGAAAACCCCCAAAGCTGGGGACCCTGCCCTCTGTCCCGCTCTGGAGGACCATACTGTGAGGGTTGATATCCGCATCCTCAGGCAGACCCAGGGCGCTCTCCTCTCACACGACTTCCAGAACCGCTCCAGCTCCCCCTGGGATTACAAGTATGTGCCAAGGAGACTGACCTCCACGTTCTTTTGAAAAACATGTTAATTTATTCTAACCATaagtagaaaatttcaaaaacatagaaaaaataatagtCCTTACATTCACTCTGAAAAACGGAAATTCCACGTTCCCTGGGTGCTCACATTTTCTTGCTATTTTGGGCTAAGTCCTCTTACGTGGTCGAAGGTCTATTTTGCTTCCAAACTCTCATCGACGCTTTGCCCTTTTCTGCTTCATGCAGCCCTGGATTTGGAATTTACAAACTTTCTGTGCTGGAAGAGAGGACTCTTTAAAGCAGCCCACATAATGGTCTCTGCATGGAGATAAGTGGGAACCAGAAAAGTCAGTTCAGAGAGAGCCACTCAGATTGGATTTCAGTCTTCAAGGAGTGGGGAGGAGGCCAGAGTGGAGGAGAAAGGCCAGTTTGGGAAGGGGATGTTCAGGGTCCAGACTTGGGATTTTGTCTTACATGGAGGTTCTCGGAATAGCAAGCACTCATTTATATACTCTAAATATAAGTATGAAAACAGAGCCCGAGGACCATTAGAAGTGCTTCCGGGGCCGCCCGCACTGCTTGCCTTGGGAAGCGAGAGTGTACGCTGGCCAGCTGGCTGGATTGGCTTTGCTGCCTTTATTCCCCCTGGCAAGGGGGCTATTGAGGGAGAAATTGAAAGAAGGCATTGGATTCACCGACCCCCCCGGGGCTTTGGTTTTCTTTCCCAAGCAGCAGGCTTTGTAGACTGTGTACTGGGGGACCTCCTAGTGAGGTTCAGTCTCTAACCAAAGGATGAatgatgattataataataaaaatgaaaagggaaatgaACTAAAAGATCTAACATTCATGGAATGCCAACGTTTTACGGTGTGGCGTTTCATATGCATTTGTATCACCGAGTGTTGGTAACAATCCCACGGGAGAGGAATTTGCGAACCCCCATTTTAAAGTTGAGGGAACTGAGGCCTAAGGAGTTAAGCACCCGCCACGGGCCGGCGTACTGAGTCCAGGTTGTCTGCTCCGCGCCTGCGCTGCCGCCCTGAGTCGCCCGGCACCGCCTCCCTGCAAGTGGGCGCCCAGTGCCGCGGGGCCCCCATCCTTTGTGCATCTTTCCCCGCCTCCCACCCCCGGTCTCACCATCGGCTTCTCCCTGCTCCTCCTGCAGCATCACCCGGGACCCCCACCGGTTCCCCTCCGAGATCGCAGAGGCCCGGTGCAGGCACACGGGCTGCATCGACGCCGAGGGGAAGGAAGACAGCTCCGTGAACTCCGTCCCCATCCAGCAAGAGTTCCTGGTCCTCCGGAGGGAGTCCCAGGGTTGCTCTCGCTCCTTCCGGCTGGAGAAGGTGCGGGTGACTGTTGGTTGCACCTGTGTCACCCCCATCGTCCGCTACGTGCGTGGCTTGAGGGCGGCAGATCAGCTCAGCTGAAGAAGCTGTAGAAACGCCCCTCTTTACCCAGCACTTTGCCATGAGTCCTGTGTGGTTCCCAATTCTCTCCACTTCCCAGGTCTCTTCATAAGATCTGCATGGGACTCTCAAAGCTCTGTATTAGATAGAGTAACTTTCTGGGGCTTCAGAATCTTTATACGGTCCTGAGATGTTCCAGTGTCCCACCCCCCTGAAAATAGATGGAGGAGAATGCAGGACCCTCACCTACTCTGCTTATGTGCTATCATGACCACCTCCCAGCCATGCAGTCATTGGGTGGGTCCCCCTTGGTAAAATGGGCTTCTGCTCCACAAAAGGCAACAAATAAAATAACCACAATGTAAGAGTGTGTGGGAGGGTCTGTGCAGGATGGGGTGGGCAGGAAGGATGGGGATAAGGATCCAGCACCTGTTTATTAAACATTTGCTAAATATAGATGAGGTTGGCCTGATATTTATACCTATAGGGAAACTGTCCATGTATTTATGATGTATTGATTATATAAAATTGtaggagaaaaattaatatatcaagTACTAATATAATAAAGTTTTAATGATTGAAAAATGCTTCAGATGTTTGTTTCCAGTCTCAGCTTGTACTCACGAACCTTGTGGACCTGAAGACTATGAAATTCTATACACCTGTCATCTGTTTTTCATATTTCATCAGAGTGCTAGTGtcagaatttttattattattatttgtgtgtgATCTTGGTAATATTAgcttttccccccagctttcttGAGACATAATTGATAAATAACATGGTGTAAATTTAAGTGATAACAAggtaatgatttgatacatgtatatatggtgaaatgattaccacaataaggttccTTAACACCTCCATCCCTTCACAtaattccttttttgtgtgtgtgtgataagaacatttaagatgtacccttttagcaaatttcaagaatacaatacagtattgtcaaTTACAGTCACcaggctgtacattagatccccagaacttattcatcttataaatgaaaGTGTGTCCCTTTCatccaacatctccccattcccccacaccctgcccctggcaaccagcaatctcctctctgtttccatgccttggaGAGTTCCTCTATTATTAATGGTTCTCGGGGGTTAGGAGGAGAGTTAAAGAAAATTGTGCAAACAGGGCTCGCATTCCCTAGTAACTCTTTACTGCTCTGTCTTCCTGGCTATATTATTTTACAACGTGAACATCTATTGGCCACTGTGGTAGCTACTGGAGACACGAAGAAAAGTAACAAATGCACATGGCGGGGGCCATGGTCTTGGTAGCGGCCGCCTGCAGAGCCCCTGGTCCCTAGGGCCATGGCGGTCACTCTGCATCTGGAATCACTAGTGGTCTTTCATGAATCTCTTGTGcttcttgaggacacaggggcttCCAGATTTTGGTCTCCCTACCACTCAGAGGCTCACTGGTCCCTCTCTCGCCCAGATGCaccacatttcctccttcactgctACACTACCGGTTCAAGGCACATCTGTGTTCTGCTGCCTTTCAGTCCCGGAGAGGGGATGGGGCATCAGTTCTCACTCCCACCTGCAACTTGGCTTGAGGATGGGCAGTGGGCAGGAGCCTGGCACCCATTTTTAACTCTTTAGTGGGGGCAACTTTTACCTAGTCTGTAGgtgagggtggggatggaggagtTGGTAAGCGGGCTCTTCTCTTTGCTTCAGAGTCTTTCACGTATGGTGTAAACATTGACGTTTGTACTTAAAATGCTCAGCCTCTTGGAATCTAAAAACCATTTTCTTTCATAGTTATCAGCTTCGTAAGTTTGCTGTGAATCCCACAAGTCCATACTGGTGCAGAAATCTGTGCAATGAATCTTCCTTTCCCTGTTCATTTTGGCAGTAATAGCTTTACCCTGAGGGTAGTACACACAAAAAGCCTCAATCTGAGTGGTGAGAGAAGTATAGAGGTGAAGGACATTGCAGAGGAAAAAATTATGCCTCTGAATGTATCAAGATATTATCTTGTTACACGTGGTCACATGTAATTTCAAAACGATGTGCTGAGTACCATGATCAAGGTCTGAGATTTAAAGAAGACACAGAGGATGATAGCTCACCAGGAAATTTCAGAAAGGAGATGACTTTTGCACTGGGTTAAATAAGAGTTGCTCTAGAGGAAAATGAGGGAAGGGCATTCCTAGCAAAGGGAACAGTATAAACAAAAGTGCAGAGGCACAAAAAAGCTTGGTGTGTTAAGGGAACAGCATATGCCTGGGATAATGTGGACACGGGGACACAGTGGAGGatgcataataaatatttcttgagagaACGATTGAAaacatgagtgaatgaatgaacatggcAGTAGGCAAAGGACAGTAGGCAGAGGGCCCCCTTGTGGATGGTTTTGTATGCTCTATTACAGATGTTATAAGAGCACAGCTGTATTTCATAAGAGAATTTTGGTGGTAAGTGTATAAAAGGGATGGAAACCAGAAGGCCGGTTACAAGGTCAGAGGGAAGGCAATTTCTCCTGTGGTAGATTCACGTAGTTAGAGCTGGAGGGGCCCCTGTAGATCACCTGTCGACATTTTTTATTTGCAGATGAGGCCCAGATGAATTAGgtggcttgctcaaggtcacttgGGTAGTTAGTGACATAAGCAGGTTCACTGACTCCAAGTTCGTGACTTTTCATGTTGGTTCTATAGCGTTTCCAATAAGGACTCTGGGAGCCGTGATGAAGGACCTCCCCAGCCCACATCTCCAGGTACCTTGTACATGGCGCCCCCTGGAGCCTGGGGCCCTGAGTTACAGCTTCCCTCCATGGTTGGCTGCTGTTCAGGAAATTGCAGGTCTTCTCCCACTCACAGGGTGGCACA
Above is a genomic segment from Eubalaena glacialis isolate mEubGla1 chromosome 7, mEubGla1.1.hap2.+ XY, whole genome shotgun sequence containing:
- the IL17F gene encoding interleukin-17F, translating into MTLLRDMAVVKSLLLLTLGLTLLGEVAARKTPKAGDPALCPALEDHTVRVDIRILRQTQGALLSHDFQNRSSSPWDYNITRDPHRFPSEIAEARCRHTGCIDAEGKEDSSVNSVPIQQEFLVLRRESQGCSRSFRLEKVRVTVGCTCVTPIVRYVRGLRAADQLS